The Candidatus Eremiobacterota bacterium genome has a segment encoding these proteins:
- a CDS encoding GAF domain-containing protein: MGQKRCSLEEIQAKIERHGASGEEAETVLSRCFEDIIGCFNTGRAFLQLYDAEKGDFVTTAGHNVDTDHLFDKEFISVTILKKVTKERQPVLTMDAMEDPRFTTRSSIAISGLRSVLCAPVNVLEGLVGIFYMDNNYRRGVFSRDDVTFLEAVLGKLAAVVKKIRPDIRPKA; encoded by the coding sequence ATGGGTCAAAAACGCTGCAGCCTTGAGGAAATCCAGGCGAAAATCGAGCGCCATGGAGCATCGGGAGAAGAAGCCGAGACCGTGCTCTCCCGCTGCTTTGAGGACATTATCGGATGCTTCAATACCGGGCGGGCCTTTCTGCAGCTCTATGACGCTGAAAAAGGTGATTTCGTCACCACAGCGGGCCACAACGTGGACACCGACCATCTTTTCGACAAGGAATTCATCAGTGTCACCATTTTGAAAAAGGTCACGAAAGAGCGGCAGCCGGTCCTCACGATGGACGCGATGGAGGATCCCCGCTTTACCACCAGATCCAGCATCGCCATTTCTGGACTCCGCTCGGTGCTCTGCGCCCCGGTCAACGTTCTTGAAGGGCTTGTCGGCATTTTCTACATGGACAATAACTACCGCCGGGGCGTCTTCAGCAGGGATGACGTGACCTTTCTGGAGGCGGTCCTTGGAAAGCTCGCCGCAGTGGTGAAAAAGATCCGCCCCGATATCCGGCCGAAAGCGTAA